One Coregonus clupeaformis isolate EN_2021a chromosome 33, ASM2061545v1, whole genome shotgun sequence DNA window includes the following coding sequences:
- the LOC121549326 gene encoding serine/threonine-protein kinase Nek2 yields MPSRVDDYEVLYTIGSGSYGKCQKIRRKYDGKILVWKELDYGTMAESEKHMLVSEVNLLRELKHPNIVRYYDRIIDRTNTTLYIVMEHCEGGDLSSLITTCIKDRRYLEEEFIMRVMAQLTLALKECHRRSDGGATVLHRDLKPANIFLDVKQNVKLGDFGLARILNHDTSFAKTFVGTPYYMSPEQINRMSYNEKSDIWSLGCLSYELCALSPPFTAYNQKELAEKIREGTFRRIPYRYSEELNTLLSRMLHLKDYLRPSVESILQSSLLVDVVADEQRRMQARNWRRSDDPEKPKPAESSTSPAAAALRLKEQALREREKALKEREERLEQREQELCVRERISNENLARAESLLKSYNLVKQQKALPPLYSNDIDVGEENISPGKKVSFAGDSKENQRPDQKQSEKSQELGLKRRLQAANLRAQALEEVERNYQLKSRQILGIR; encoded by the exons ATGCCATCTCGTGTTGACGATTATGAGGTGTTGTATACCATAGGATCAGGGTCTTATGGCAAATGTCAGAAAATACGGAGAAAATATGATGGGAAG ATTCTAGTTTGGAAGGAGCTGGACTATGGCACTATGGCTGAGAGCGAGAAGCATATGCTGGTGTCCGAGGTCAACCTCCTGCGTGAGCTGAAGCATCCAAACATTGTGAGATATTATGACCGCATCATAGACCGGACCAACACCACACTGTACATCGTTATGGAGCACTGTGAAGGCGGCGACCTCTCCAGCCTCATCACCACATGCATCAAAGACAG GCGTTACTTGGAGGAGGAGTTCATCATGCGAGTCATGGCACAGCTCACTCTTGCACTGAAGGAGTGCCATCGCCGGAGCGATGGTGGAGCCACAGTGCTGCACAGAGATCTCAAGCCTGCCAATATCTTCCTGGATGTCAAGCAGAATGTCAAGCTCGGCGACTTTGGTCTCGCAAGAATCCTGAACCATGACACCAGTTTCGCTAAGACTTTCGTCGGAACCCCTTACTACATGTCGCCT GAACAAATTAATCGCATGTCCTACAACGAGAAATCGGATATCTGGTCCCTGGGGTGCTTGTCGTATGAACTCTGTGCCTTATC GCCTCCTTTCACagcttataaccaaaaagagctggCAGAGAAGATCCGAGAGGGGACGTTCAGGAGGATCCCCTACCGGTACTCAGAGGAGCTGAACACACTCCTGTCCAGAATGCTCCATTTAAAG GACTACCTGAGGCCCTCTGTGGAGTCCATTCTCCAGAGCAGCTTATTGGTGGACGTGGTCGCCGATGAGCAGAGGAGGATGCAGGCGCGCAACTGGAGGAGGTCGGACGATCCAGAGAAGCCAAAGCCAGCCGAGTCTTCAACCTCCCCGGCCGCCGCGGCGCTGAGGCTGAAGGAGCAAGCGCTGCGGGAGAGGGAGAAGGCCCTAAAGGAGCGTGAGGAGAGGCTGGAGC AGCGGGAGCAGGAGCTTTGTGTTCGTGAGAGAATATCGAATGAGAACCTTGCCAG AGCGGAGAGTTTGTTAAAGAGCTACAATCTGGTAAAACAGCAGAAGGCCCTGCCACCACTCTATTCCAATGACATAG ATGTGGGAGAGGAGAACATCTCCCCTGGAAAGAAGGTCAGTTTTGCCGGAGACAGCAAAGAGAACCAAAGGCCCGATCAGAAGCAGAGTGAGAAGAGCCAGGAGCTAGGGCTGAAGAGGAGGCTGCAGGCAGCCAACCTGCGGGCCCAGGccctggaggaggtggagaggaacTACCAGCTCAAGAGCAGGCAGATCCTAGGCATCCGCTAG